The Leishmania panamensis strain MHOM/PA/94/PSC-1 chromosome 5 sequence genomic sequence CCGGCACTGCCTTCCTCATGACCCTGCTAgacgcgctggaggcgagTAAAACGCAGCTCAGTGCGCAACTGCACGGCACTGATGGCCGAACGGTGCTCACCAAGTTCGCACTCGTGCTCTTCGCCCGTGCCGATGACGCGGAGCGGACTGGAAATGCATCCATGGCGATTGTGCGGATGTTTTACACCGCGTCCGTGCTGCTcgaggcgacggcgcagTTCACTGAGGACGGCGCCATGGACTCGATTGCCGCGCAGAAGTGCAAGTACGCCAAGTACATTGCAGCCCGCATGAAGAAGGCGCTTGACAGGAAGGAGCCGTACGTGAGCCCCAACAAGCTGGAGGCTGTGGATAGCGATGCGGCAGGCGATGGCAGCACCGCGAATGGCGCGGGACAGGCAGCCACATTCACAACGGTGCCGGCGAGCTGCTTCACGCGTCCGACATCTCTGCCCACGTCCACCTCCAGCTGGACGCCAACGCCGAGCACCGGGCAGGACAACTCACGTGCTCCACCGTatgcgccgccaccggcgaTGCTGAAGCTtgacacgccgccgccagacTACACATACGTCGCAAACACTCAGGGGAGCAGCAATATAtcagcgcagccgccgcccaAGAAGAACATGTCCGCGACACCGAAGCCTCAGcaaccaccacagcagcagcagcagcgccagcggctcTCCACCAGCCACAGCACCACACCAatctcatcctcctcgcagcagcagcagcaactctgTGTGACCCCACCGAACGCCGGCGGAGTCAGTGCGACGAATTTCAAGCCCTCCGTAGACCAGATGATCGATGCGCAGAAGTTTGCTAGCCAGGCAGTCAGTGCGCTGCAGTTCTACGACTACGATActgcaaagcagcagctggtggcgGCTCTGCGAGTGCTGAACGGGGCCCGgtgacgacgatggcgatggtgctgGCAACCATGGAGCTCACATTGAAGGGCAACACCAGGTGGggcacaaaagagaaaaagcaACGGAGAGACAGCAGACGCGAGGAGTGTCGGGGAACACAGACCGAAGCCCCTTCACCACGTGCCCTAcattttccccctccccacatacacacgcacgcaccctaccaccaccatcacatCATCCACCCACCGTTCCACTCAGCATCGTggactctctttctcctcctgtCAGCATGCCGGAGATGGATTTGTGCGCCTGACTGTGTtgttatttttttttttcggggGGCAGGGACTGGAAGATAGAAAGTAGAAGagtggcgacgacgaggatgatgATGCtgccggcgtgtgtgtgggtgggtgtgggtgtgggtgtgccttCGCTTTATATTTGcgcgctcgcgctctctctcgcatctTTGTACTCGTTGGTTGATTGGTTTGGGGTGTTGGTTGTctttgccctcttctctaCGATCTCGTCTGTTGTCGTCGTTGACTCGCACCCATGCCCAAGTTGTTGAGCCAGCGGAGAGGGGCAGGCGaggcgtgtgcctgtgggtCGGTGCGAGTCAGCAATCCGAaactgtttctctctctctctcttgtgtgtgtgtgtgctgtgtcGTGGGTGAGCATGGCTGTGCTgcggtgtgtgggtgtaacTATACCCCGCAGCCACGACCACTTAACCCCGCTCCTCCCTATTccatcctctctccctctgatTAGACCGTACCCttgccccttctctctccgcctatCGTGATCTGCATCttgtccacacacacacacacttctgCGTCATGCCGCCAGTACTGATCAACAAAGCTCATAGACTGTGGTGATTTGCATCACAGCGGTGTCGGAAGCGATTCAGCGAAGGAgttgacacacacacacacgccctgcGCTCGTGCAGCGGACAACTCAAgtggaaggaagggagagagaagagataGGCGCTCATCTGCAGCACGATGATGATAGCCTTTCTGTTTCAGCTCCTCGTCAGCGTCGGGCTGCCGCTCGTAGCACTTCTCCTCTACAACCATCTTGCTGACTCAATTCACGCACGTGGCAGCGTCAACGTGGACGACGTTAATGCCTTCAGCCAACGGGTGCGAgcagagctggagcagcttAATGTGCCCCCCGCTCTTCCCGAAGCGGCGCCGGGGCAGGCGGCTCCACCGCCGGCACCAATGAGGTCCTCACCGGCAGtgacggcgccaccacccccagaGGCGGCTGAGATCCTGATTGCCTACGCAACACAATCGCAGAActcgctggcgctggcgcatAAGTTGTTCTCGCTCATcacggcacagctgcacacaGCGCCGCCCTCGACGACTGACGATGCCGTCTGTCCACTCGTGCGGGTGATGGAGATgcgcgaagaggaagacagcagcgccagcgtggcagctgcttccgctgctggcggGCGTGTGAGCCGCACGAACGTGTGCCGCGTTGACACACTGTTGGAGCAGAGTCAGTACGCACTAATCATCTTCATCGCCAGCACATATACAAACGGCGTCGCACCGCCGCGGTCGCAGGCcttcgaggcgctgctgaaggactCCTTCGAGGACCACCGCATCCCACGCAACACGCTCGCCCGCAAGCGCTTCGCCGTCTTCGGTCTCGGTGACATCGCCTACGGCGAGGAGCGCTTTAATGCCTTCGCGAAGAACCTGCACGAGTGGTGCCGCGGCCTCGGTGCACCGCCGTTCGTCGTCCCACCGGTGTACACAACGGAAGCAAAAACTCAGTCGCTCTTCCGCATTTTctccacggcgctgctgaagtggGTGAGCCGCGCCACCTTCCACAGGGACGGCACAGTGACCGTGAAGAAGAAGTCCGAGATGGGGACGACCGGCCCTGCGGCTGCCAGTGCCACGGGAATGCTCAGCCACAAGGCCGGAggcatcaccgccgccccgGCAGGGGAAACGTGCGGTAGTGAGGGCGCATCGTGTGCGTGCCAGCagtcgacgcagcagcagcagcagcagcggcagccctGCGGCAACAGTACCGGCCCAGATGGCGACGATAACTGTGGGTGCTGCAAGACTGACTCTATTGCCAACTGTGTTGCCGCCAGCAAGcgcgacgatgacgatgaggctgacgatgacgacgaggaggaggaggtcaaCGGGGAGAATGACGGCATGGACGACGTTGAGGACCTTGTGTGGGACGGCACCGAAGACACTGACTTCGACATCAACAAGGACCCAAGCGAGTTGCCCGAGCTGCTCTACCCGAAGCTGCGCCAGAACCTGGAGAAGCAGGGGTACCGCCTTGTGGGAACCCACTCGGGCGTGAAGTTGTGCCGGTGGACCAAGTCCATGCTGCGCGGCCGGGGCGGGTGCTACAAGCACACTTTCTATAACATCAACTCCTCCCAGTGCATGGAGATGACGCCGAGTTTGGCGTGCGCGAACAAGTGCGTGTTTTGTTGGCGCCATCACACAAACCCCGTCTCACGCCACTTTCGATGGAAACAAGACCCTCCAGAGCTGCTCATCGCGCAAGGGATGGCGGGGCACTACCAAATGATCAAGCAGATGCGTGGTGTCCCGGGGGTGACCCCGGAGCGGCTGGCCACAGCAATGCAGATTCGCCActgcgccctctccctcgtaGGGGAGCCCATTATGTACCCACAAATCAACGGCTTctgcgagctgctgcatcagcatcacatctcctccttcatgGTGACGAACGCGCAGTTTcctgagcagctgcgggatTTGAAGCCGGTTGTGCAGCTCTACCTTTCCATCGATGCCCCGACACccgaggagctgaagcggATTGACCGGCCGCTCTTCGAGGACTACTGGGAGCGCTGCCTTAGTTGTGTGAAGGAGCTggcgaagaagcagcagcgcaccgtgTTCCGGCTGACGCTGGTGAACCAGTACAACACGGAGAACGTGAAGGCGTACGCCGACCTTGTGGAGATGGGGCAGCCTGACTTCATTGAGGTGAAGGGTGTCACGTATTGCGGCACGAGCACCAGTAGCACGTTGACCATGAAGGATAACGTGCCGCGGCATGACGAAGTGATCAGCTTCTGCAAGGCACTCTGCACCGAGATGGCGAGCCGGCATCCACACTACAGCACCCTGCAGATGAAcacggaagagaagggcggcgacgacggcgacgacgacgaggtgaTTGTCATCCCGGCCGAGGAGCGCAACCGCCCATACCACGTAGCGTGCGAACAcgagcacagctgctgcgtcctCATCGCACTTGACAAGTTCTTCTTCGAAGGCCACTGGCACACTTGGATCGACTATGAGCGCTTCTACCACCTGGTTGAGTCGGGGCGCACGGACTTTACCTCGCTGGACTACGCCGCCGTGACGCCAGCCTGGGCCACGTATAACTCAAAAGAGAAGGGCTTTGACCCAGAACAGACACGCGTGGTGCGCAAGAACGCGCGACCAACGGTTGTGACGGCCAGCTGCTAGTGCCCAGCTGCAACCTCTCCGACGGAACACATGCGAACAGCGGTGCCTTGGTGGTGCTCTCAGCACGTCTGGGGACGTGTCGTATCTTCTTTGTGTCTGTACACCGAACCGCTCTCCTGCGGTGCGGTGGGTGGGCCACTCTCGTACATCGTCGCGCACACTCTCGCGTCGATGCTCGACAGacgggggagaagaggcggcgaGGTGAGCCTGATTGGGACTTGTACGCGCACAGGAAGTGAAGCCTCGCTTCATGAAGAGCGActgggagaagagagagaaccaaaggaaaagaggaggtggagggggaaaTATGCTACGGAAAGGGGGTCGATGCAgagcgggggggaggggggaggttgccgtcacggctgccgcatgctgctgctttgcgaCCCATGCCATCCCCCATTGCCACGGTGCACATTCCGGCAGGAGCGCACCTCGTATGGCTGccagtgtatgtgtgtatgtgtgtgtgtggaggttatcggtctctctctctctctgacgcATCGCGTTcaccctctcttttcaccgcctgctcccctccctccctccctcctcctcgtgcctCATCATGTAAGTAATGAAGCGACCTTCGCttgcaggggggagggagagagggaggggtggcgaTACACAAAAATAGTGGATGACGGAGGAAGATGATCGTGGAGCTGCACACTGGGGAGGCAGGCGGAAAGGCTCATGTGTGTGGACGCGTGTTTATGTGCCTGGCCTCTGTTGTGTTTTCGCTTAATGCCTTAAATCGATGAACTCAGCGTAAAGAGAGACACCAGAACGAGGGGACGACACGCAACCCTGGCGGGAAGGGCGGGAAGGGCGGGGGTGTCACCCGCAACGCACGATACGTTTTGCAAAAatgagacagagagagagagggagggagggggagggggtaagGAAAGCTGCGATGCGTCTCTACCTTATACGGCCGTGCAGGATGAGGTAGCTGTGGATGAAAAATTCGCTCCAGTAAATtgcacctctcttcctcgcagctccgcctctctACTTCTCCCTTTATCCCTTCGCTTGTaacgctctcttcctctcctcctccctccctccctgcctctctctcttcacgtCATGGTGCAGTACAACGCTCTCAGTACCTCTGTATGCTCATCAAAGGGCCCgaaagacgcacacgcacgcgcacagagtTTACGTAAGAGGCGGGTGACGAAGATAGTgtgaaagcagcagcagcagcagccaccactcGATTgcagtcctcctcctccaatAGGCCTTCACTGCCTTGGTCCGGCGTGCACCAAGTGTGCGCGACTCTCCGTACACGTGTGCTCGTCTGCATGCGCGTGCGCAACCAAACGCACGCTTTCCGTGTTGCCGACTATTTCCTTTCTCAGCCCCCGCTGCTCATTGGCGGGCGCCCATCGGCACACGTCCACTCACACTTCTGACGCTCCTCGTCTCCTttcatctccccccccctcccttctccttgtcTCTGCTTCGTTCCTCTGCTCGTGGAGGATGCGCCCTGGTACGCGCACTCGACGAGATCCGCGCATAACGCACCTGTGGCACCTTGATGGCTTCCTGCTGTTAAACTCATCTTCGCTGATCCTCACCCTTTCCCTTATCCTACTCTACTCTCCCCCACTCAGTGCAGTGAGCTGAGCTCCCCCTTCTTGCAGCTTTTTCGCATCTTGAGAAACCGCATCAGCACAGTCGCGCGAGCACACGATTCATTAGATAAAGGCGCGtgtatgtctctctctctctcttgacctgtcgccatcatcatcgccatcatcgcctcccctcttttgCTCTTCGGGCCTTGCCAGCTTTGTGATCGCGcttgggcgtgcgtgtggtgcgcagcatcTGTGCTGTGCCATCACCCATGGCCGCACGTGCGAGTTGCGCCCAAGCctatatgtgtgtgggtgtgggtgtcggtCTGTCTGACCAACTCCCCACCGGCCCACTCCcggtggcgacagcagcgatgcacagCGGCTACCCCGCGGCACGGCAGACGCACCTGCTCTCTCCTACCGCGCCGCAGGTCACCGAGAGCGTCTCCCAGGCTACCGAGGCACCGTTGACCATCGTCATTTCcccgctctcctctgtgGTGGACCTGTCACCGCTCGCTCGCCTTGAAGACGCCCACGAGGACAGCCGTGAGTGTGAGTCGCAGAACCTCCAGAAGACCAGTAGTCGTCCCAGTGGCACCAACGGACTGCACTCGTCTGCCTTCATCTACCCGGTGACCGCATACTTGTCCACCGCAACGGACAAGAGCTTTGCGAGCTCGGAGGAGACGACGGTGTGGACATCATTGGCGAACGACACCCGCACCACGGACAACTTGCCCtcgccactgcggcagccgcagcatcgCCCCGGACTGATCACCTTCAGGAGTCTCAGTGGGGATGTAGTGCACAAGCACCCCGCCACGCTCGCTTGCAAGGATACCTTCACCAAGTGGAACTCCACGCAacccaccgcagcagcagtagcagcagcgccgctgaccGGTGCCGCGGTCGCCCAACAACAGCAGGCACAAGCCTCAGCAAGTCCTGTGGAAGGCCCAACTTCTCCTACCCCCTTCGCTGTTGCGACAGGGacacaagagaagcagccaGACTGGAAGAGCGGCGACGCGACTAGTGTGCGAGCCAGTCGGCCCCGTGCTTCGGCGCCCaccacgcgcacagacacaacgACCGCGACGAGGTACGGCATCCCAAGCCTGGGGGTGCGCCAGGACTCCCACGCGAAGCAGGGGAACCCGAAGGggcggctgcctcgctcGGACTTGGACAATTCCAAGGAGGGCGTGGACTGGAGCTACGCGGATGCTGACCATCCCAACCTGCTGTGGCACAGCATGGGACTGGCGAAGGTGCGTGCTCCTCAGAGgctacagcagcaacagcatgACACAGTAGCATCGGCCAGTGTCGCTAATGTGGCTCAgtcgccgccacagcgctcACGACACGACGAGTCGACTCGTGGTAAGGCAGGACAAGACATCGGTGCctgcaacaacaacaacagcagcacttCAAAGCATGTTGAAGAGGCGAACCACCGGCAGGTGGCGATGGGCACCTTGCTGAGACAAGTAGATAGAGCGAGGGATTTgcatggcggcggtggcggtggcgttgcCGATGACCATAACGTCAGTCTATGCGACCACACCACTGTCGCGTGGTTACTCGAACAGGAGGGCAACAACAcgggcggcgacagcgcgaATAGTGCGTTACCACCACCGGAAGGGAGGTCTCCGGCTCCTGAGGGCGGTAACGCCGCGGGCCCGGCGGCCATGGcggaagacgacgacgtggcCGACGCGGATATGAAAGTATTCGTAgcggtgcgcgtgcggcCGCGCATCTCGTTGCTCCCGGTGaatgcagcaccgccagcgtcTCTTCTGACCGACGTCGCGGCACTTCGATCCCTTCCCGCTCCATCAGCGACGTCGCCTAACGTGGAGCACGAGCCTCAGCGCGAGCCTCACCGCGGCAGAAGCGGTGGTTCACAGGTCGAAGAGCGCCGACTGATGAGCGACAGTACCACCAGCCACAGCACTACGATGCGCGGGCGGCGATCTGAGGGCGAGCGAGCGGCGATGAAAGCCGCCAAAGCAACGGCTGGCAATGGCGACGGTGATGATAACGCGTCGAAAGGGAGCTGCTTGAGCGCAGACGCAGTGAACGGGTTCATCGActgcgtcgctgttgccgcgGCTGGGGAGCAGATGCGCACCCTTCGCTTTCACTTTGACCGTATCCTCGACGACAGCGCGGGGCAGGCGGATATCATGACGTGCATCGGCCAACGCGCGGTGGCGCGAGTGCTGCAGGGCTACCACAGTACCGTGATGTGCTACGGCCAGAGCGGTAGTGGAAAGACCTACACCATTGCTGGGCCGCATGGTGGAAAGCTGTCGCGGAAGACGCTACAGTGGCTGGCATCGCACTCTGCGtcagcggaggcggtggagcgcGATTACCGCAACGTCGATGAAGACGATCAGGTGCTCGCTGCGGCCAGCGTCGGGCTGATTCCCCGCATATTGCACCAGCTGTTTCACGAGCTGGAGGCACGacacggcgctggcggcggtcaGCAACGGGTGCCCACAGCGTCGATGTCATCGTGGCGGGTTGCACTCAGTGCACTGGAGCTGTACAATGAAGATCTGCGCGACTTGCTGCCGGGTGAGCTAACCGAGCAAACGAGAGCGCAGCCTGGCAAGAAGGACACCTTTCACCCACTCGCCGCGCCGCATTGTCACCACGGCAGGGCGACCTCTACAgcgacaccgtcg encodes the following:
- a CDS encoding hypothetical protein (TriTrypDB/GeneDB-style sysID: LpmP.05.0720), with the protein product MSSVSLLEKVPQPWAPLVRPFLQRSHEFENKEPLVAYYLRTHVAFLCMRLRKKEDKAGTAFLMTLLDALEASKTQLSAQLHGTDGRTVLTKFALVLFARADDAERTGNASMAIVRMFYTASVLLEATAQFTEDGAMDSIAAQKCKYAKYIAARMKKALDRKEPYVSPNKLEAVDSDAAGDGSTANGAGQAATFTTVPASCFTRPTSLPTSTSSWTPTPSTGQDNSRAPPYAPPPAMLKLDTPPPDYTYVANTQGSSNISAQPPPKKNMSATPKPQQPPQQQQQRQRLSTSHSTTPISSSSQQQQQLCVTPPNAGGVSATNFKPSVDQMIDAQKFASQAVSALQFYDYDTAKQQLVAALRVLNGAR
- a CDS encoding hypothetical protein (TriTrypDB/GeneDB-style sysID: LpmP.05.0730), producing the protein MMIAFLFQLLVSVGLPLVALLLYNHLADSIHARGSVNVDDVNAFSQRVRAELEQLNVPPALPEAAPGQAAPPPAPMRSSPAVTAPPPPEAAEILIAYATQSQNSLALAHKLFSLITAQLHTAPPSTTDDAVCPLVRVMEMREEEDSSASVAAASAAGGRVSRTNVCRVDTLLEQSQYALIIFIASTYTNGVAPPRSQAFEALLKDSFEDHRIPRNTLARKRFAVFGLGDIAYGEERFNAFAKNLHEWCRGLGAPPFVVPPVYTTEAKTQSLFRIFSTALLKWVSRATFHRDGTVTVKKKSEMGTTGPAAASATGMLSHKAGGITAAPAGETCGSEGASCACQQSTQQQQQQRQPCGNSTGPDGDDNCGCCKTDSIANCVAASKRDDDDEADDDDEEEEVNGENDGMDDVEDLVWDGTEDTDFDINKDPSELPELLYPKLRQNLEKQGYRLVGTHSGVKLCRWTKSMLRGRGGCYKHTFYNINSSQCMEMTPSLACANKCVFCWRHHTNPVSRHFRWKQDPPELLIAQGMAGHYQMIKQMRGVPGVTPERLATAMQIRHCALSLVGEPIMYPQINGFCELLHQHHISSFMVTNAQFPEQLRDLKPVVQLYLSIDAPTPEELKRIDRPLFEDYWERCLSCVKELAKKQQRTVFRLTLVNQYNTENVKAYADLVEMGQPDFIEVKGVTYCGTSTSSTLTMKDNVPRHDEVISFCKALCTEMASRHPHYSTLQMNTEEKGGDDGDDDEVIVIPAEERNRPYHVACEHEHSCCVLIALDKFFFEGHWHTWIDYERFYHLVESGRTDFTSLDYAAVTPAWATYNSKEKGFDPEQTRVVRKNARPTVVTASC